atataactCATACAAATATAGATTATGAATTTTAGTATTAACACATACAAATCtagatttagaaaataaaaacaaaaactggaATGGTAATTCATGCTTTTCTTAATCAACCATATCAAAATGGAATCATTCCataataggaaaaaaataaaaaaaaacaaaaaacaaataattaaagagaGATCAAGTAAGAAAATTACCATAATATTGATGTGATGATGGAGAAGAAATTGGTGAAGATATCATAAAATTGAAGTAGTGATGAGTTGTTCAAGGAGTTGAGAAGTGCataatggaagaagaagaagaagaggaagaagaagaagaagaaatattattagtaGTAGTAGAATCATGAATAAGAAGATTATtggtattattattaattgttggttgttgttgtttattggtcttcttcttctttttataggGAATTCCTCTTGCTTTAGCTTGACATTCTCTAACTTGTCTTAAATAAAGCCTTATAGAAGCAGTTGCAAAAGGATTAGTTTCAGGGGAACCACCGTTTTCTTCATAAGCCGCCCTTAATCTCCCTATTAAAGCATCAAGGCTACCCCAAGCTTGTTTTAACGGGCAGGTACAAGGGGAAGGTGGTTCTGGGTGACCGTAAAACATACAACCTTGTACATGAACTTTTGTCTTCCCAAATTGATCCAAGTATCTTAAGAACTCCAATACATGGTTGAAGTTGCATTGAGATAGTGCCACTGCTGGTCTTTGATTCTTCAAGTATTGCCCAAACGTGTTCCAATCTCGCCGTTTTTGTGACTCGTAACGACTTGGGGTTGTTGCCCTTGGTGGCGACTTCGACGATCCTTCTCCATATTCTTTGCTCGACCCATCTCCTACCACTCCTTCACCGGacatattcttcttcttcttcttctttcctcttctttttgaTAATATAGGTTGATGATCAGTTCATGatcattataaaaaagaggaagaaaattttaaaaattaaaaacaataattacgattaaaagtagagaaagagagagaaagaggtgAAAGGAATAGGACTCAAGGGAGAGTTTTTGGAAGATGAAGATagcaaaaatcaaataaaataaatcaaatcatgGGCTATATTGAGAAGACATGCTATGGGCCATATATCACTCTGCTTTCTttctccatctttttcttttttttcctttatagtaattattattttctcttagATAAAGATtgaaatgtatttaatttattttatatgatgCTACAAACAACCAAATACGAAATAACCGATTGACGAGTCAAAGTTATGTATGGTTATCCGTAATTAGTAATTATGTACATATATTTAGTGGACTTGTCAATTTTGtagcaaatataataataatttaaaaaataaa
This DNA window, taken from Cucumis sativus cultivar 9930 chromosome 6, Cucumber_9930_V3, whole genome shotgun sequence, encodes the following:
- the LOC101216601 gene encoding protein LIGHT-DEPENDENT SHORT HYPOCOTYLS 10; this translates as MSGEGVVGDGSSKEYGEGSSKSPPRATTPSRYESQKRRDWNTFGQYLKNQRPAVALSQCNFNHVLEFLRYLDQFGKTKVHVQGCMFYGHPEPPSPCTCPLKQAWGSLDALIGRLRAAYEENGGSPETNPFATASIRLYLRQVRECQAKARGIPYKKKKKTNKQQQPTINNNTNNLLIHDSTTTNNISSSSSSSSSSSSIMHFSTP